CGTGCTCTTTGTCAGACAGCAGACGGGTAGGAATTAAGCTGCAGGTTAAGACGTACAAATCAAACAGGATCCGTCGAATCGATCGAACAAACAGTCGGAATAATGCCGATGTTTGGGATGGACGGTTTGTGCCGTCGAGTTGTctccgtcgtcgtcgccgcagAAGACGGCACTCGGTAGCCACTGGCCACTGGGACAACGACATTGCATGCGGATGCTTCAAGATTTGATGAATCTTCGATGGATGGATATGAACACCAAATCAACCGATGGGTAAGAGTACCAAGAATTATCGAAGCTGCAGGCCGGGTTTGGAACAGAGGAATCGATGAAGTGTTTCCTATGCAATTCCTGTAGAATTCCCGCGATCGAAGTAGACCGCGAATGCTTGTTTGCAGCAGTTCAGAAACTCTGCCGAGTACTGAACTACCTATCGCTGAACTCTGGAGAGGCGTGCAAGCAACCTGACGACAGGTTCCTGAACTTTTACACGGCTTGCTCGTCCTATCCGGACCCGAGACAACACGTACGCATGCGACCGGGACCTTCTCTCCATcggccggcgacggcgacggcgacgtcTGAGCTTCCACATGACGAGCTCGGCCGGTGGCTCGTCGCCGGCCGATGTTGACGCGAATCATTGCAGGTGAGACAGCACCCGGACAGCAAGTTGCGAGTGCCCGGGGAGGACGTGTTCACGTACGCCCTCTTGTGCATGCAACGCAAGTACATAGCGTActctgcctgcctgcctgcccaTCATTACCCAATGTCCACGAACTAACCAAATGATGCCCTTACTAATCGCCTAACTGATCAATGATCATACGTGGTTTCGTCAGCTTCGAGTCATGGGATTAAGCATCGAGATGTGACCTGCGAAAGGCAGGTCGTATGATTAGATGGGACTCGGGGACATGAGAGATCTTGTGAAGCTTCCTCTTGTCCTTGGAGCCAAACCAGGCTGGAAGACTTGGACCATGCATGGATGCATTGATCCTTGGCGAGCGAACTCGACAGGGTCCCATGGGACATGCAGGTACTATACGATCGATCCATCCATCGCAGGCTAGGCTAAGGCTGGTGGTTGGCATCGGCAAAGCGATTCCATTGATCCACTCGATGTTGTTGTAATGTCTCAATGTTAGATGGCATGGCTCTGTTTGTGGCTCTGGGATTTTCCCTAATTCTTACTGACTGTGATCAGAAGGTTCCGTATGAAATTCATGCAAATTCCTACATGTGGCCTAAAGAGAGATAGCTACATTTCTCCGGTCATTTTGGCATGCTTGTTTTAAAATGAAAATGCACGGTACTTCGTCTTTCGTAATATTTCGACTCTTTATCCAGTTGTCTTTGTTCAGTAACACGAGGGCAGTATTTTTCCTATTCAGTTTGAAATGAAAGTGGCTGTAAGAAATGTCTGTTTAAGGCCCCGACAGGGGTTTAAAAAAGTAAAGTGCAGATTCCGCAATTGCCAGTACATTTTTTGAAACAACACTTCCCGAGGTAAATGTCGAAATTCCGTCGGCAGCTCAAAGTTTACGGTCACCATTGCTCATGGCCAGTTGCAATGCCCAGACAAGCAAATAATCTTGCACAGTTGCACTACGACTAAGAACAGTGAAGTGTAGCAATTGTACTGCCACCCGTGACTTCAGAGTTCAGGTTCATTTACCGGCtacatatcacaaatttgaaaaaaaaaatatactcaTGGGAAAAACTTACTCCTCGAGGGCATGAGCAGGGAACACAAATtgtacaaaaaaaaaggaaggtaTAGCTTGTGTGAGTGAAGTAGCTACAGGGTCACATATGCCACATTTTAGCAAACAGAATGATGCCAGCAGAATATTTTGCCATTCATTTCATTCAGAGAAACGGCACAGGTGGCAGCCAAACCTCGTCATTGAGATATCTTGACCGGACGAATCCATCATATGTGTATGATTACGTAATGATTATGGGAACAAACGGATCAGAGCAGGTAAGTGAATCGGCCGCCCAGCACAGTTATTGACTGTTAACGGATGCTGCTCCCTGTCAAAGAGTCAACAGGCATAGCACAATTCCTAGTCAAGAATGTCAATGTTCATAACTATTTGCAGCGTCATAAGTGCTAGGAGAAACAAACATAGCTGTCTTCTCTCTTTCACCACGGCACACAGATCATCCAACATCGATGTAGCAAAAAGATAAAAGAACTATAAGGCTAATAATATGtaggggaaaagaaaaaggaaatggaGATACAGAAAAGCAGGAGAGTAATGTTCTCTTAGGAAGCATAAGGCCACTAAAATTCATAGAATTTGTACATTAAATTGCTGATTAGAACATCAGTTGCAAGCCTGAGGCAACCACTTCAATGAGATACAGTGATACACACATCAGATTTGTTAATTAAGCAGTTGTTGTAAGGTTGGCAAGTTCTAAGATCTTCCTTACAACCAGGTACGCTAACATTGTAGCATGTGTTACATCAGATGTGCCCAAACTGTTGTCCAGGAACTGAACATAGAAGATAGTGAAGCTCATCATCAATTAGAACCCATCACAGCAtgatcgagaaaaaaaaaagagaaactttACTTACCAGAAACGGCTTTTGATTGTTGGGGCATTCCTTCTATCATGCTTAACTGCCTTCTCAGCTTGGCTATGTGAGCCTGCACCTGGAGGAAGAAGACAATTGCAACGTCAAATCACTAGATGTTTGTTTTCCCTATTCAACTATTTATGTTCGGGCCCTATCAACATTGCACCATTAAACAAGTAAATGAAATGGAAACTACCAGCACACTGAATCCCTGTGTGAAATTTTACCACCATTCTCCTCACAAAAAGTCCGACATGCATATTCAGCAGACAACTAGATAGTGAGAGTTCCTATCATTTATGAGAGGAAAAAAGTCCAATTTACATCCCTCAACTCTGGCCTGGACACATTTACCAACTGGAGCTGATATGAGAACTTTCTGAACAAACGGGACAAATTCATAGGTCTTTACAGCTTGTATGTGTGTCTGGTGTATGTACATGGGTAGTAAGAAGGCCTTCAGACAGTATGCCTAGGATTTCTATGCATATCAGAAAACAGGGACAGTTGCTGCTAGTAATAAGTATCACCTGTTGACGAGCCGCAGCCAGTTTTAATAGCTCATCTGCTTCAGAGAAATTCGAGAACCACTGGAACAAAGGATGATCCTTAGTGTCACCACGCTTCTTATCATACGGAACAGTTTCCATAGGGCCTAGATGATTTGAAGTTACATAGTGTTTCGTTGGCAGTTCACAACGCGAAATAGATGTACATGCAAAGTAAAAGAAGCATACCTGGAGGAGGCAATGTTATACCAGGAGGCAGCCTAGGCACAGCAGCCGCTGGATGATTTTGCACCCGCTGAAAAAAAGCCTCTGAAGGCTCCGGGAAGACAATTTCATCGTATGTTTCCACAACAACTGGCTTTTTGGTTGATTGAGGTCCGGTGTCTTCTTCTGGATAAAGCTTAAGCTGATGAAACCTACATCACTGGTACAGTTAACTATCTGCTACCCCCCCccaaaaaatagttttgaaaACAAGAGCTTTGCAACTTACAAATCCAAGCGCTTCTCACAGACGTCACTGTGGAAATACAGGGTAATCGCTATTTCAAACTCTCCCCACCCAGATTCAGACAACTCAAAAGGTGGTTGCTCTACAA
The sequence above is drawn from the Phragmites australis chromosome 10, lpPhrAust1.1, whole genome shotgun sequence genome and encodes:
- the LOC133930900 gene encoding transcription initiation factor TFIID subunit 14b-like isoform X2, with protein sequence MDASKNKKLKDVEISFPIVYGTISFWLGKKASEYNSHKWTVYVRSATNEDLSVIVKRVVFQLHPSFQNPTRVVEQPPFELSESGWGEFEIAITLYFHSDVCEKRLDLFHQLKLYPEEDTGPQSTKKPVVVETYDEIVFPEPSEAFFQRVQNHPAAAVPRLPPGITLPPPGPMETVPYDKKRGDTKDHPLFQWFSNFSEADELLKLAAARQQVQAHIAKLRRQLSMIEGMPQQSKAVSVPGQQFGHI
- the LOC133930900 gene encoding transcription initiation factor TFIID subunit 14b-like isoform X1, with translation MDASKQNKKLKDVEISFPIVYGTISFWLGKKASEYNSHKWTVYVRSATNEDLSVIVKRVVFQLHPSFQNPTRVVEQPPFELSESGWGEFEIAITLYFHSDVCEKRLDLFHQLKLYPEEDTGPQSTKKPVVVETYDEIVFPEPSEAFFQRVQNHPAAAVPRLPPGITLPPPGPMETVPYDKKRGDTKDHPLFQWFSNFSEADELLKLAAARQQVQAHIAKLRRQLSMIEGMPQQSKAVSVPGQQFGHI